The following coding sequences are from one Paenibacillus sp. FSL R5-0912 window:
- a CDS encoding ABC transporter substrate-binding protein yields MNRKSTKTIFTLMLMSSMLIAGCGGNNNNAANNTTSNNTGNTPAATNTAADDTALDTSPFTISFFGGDASPNWNKMQDEVGKAITEKTGVTIDAEFDVGSGGGDQKIPMMAASGDVPDLIFAKGNLSTLVDAGLVIDMTELIDKYAPNLKKVYGENMGRLKYSLDDQAIYQIPTNMGVGQQAFDATGGFEIQHRVLKELGYPEVKTLADYEKVLKDYVALHPETDGQPTIPLTLNADDWKIMITVTNPAFTTTGAPDDGEYYVDPETYEAQLHYKRPAEKEYFRWLNGMYAQGLLDKDTFVQKDDQYKAKVASGRVLGLISQEWEYSDGENALKAAGKDEYTYGHFPVTLSDEYKDHSFMQTGIDGYGLAITTAAKDPVRIIKWLDWMSSDEGQILRAWGIEGTHYTVNADGKREVLPEISDGLANDTANTQKKTGIGQYLIFGARYGDGVKDSTDNYYTTSFPEQIVASYSDAEKESLAGYKATTWKDLFPKEDEFPIKETGALYNLPVPTDGKYQVIFKKTQDIIRKRIPEAILSKPADFDKVYDAFLAELDKAGAQDMEKEFTELVKKRVTLWTGKTF; encoded by the coding sequence ATGAATCGCAAGAGTACCAAAACAATCTTTACACTCATGCTTATGAGCTCTATGCTGATCGCCGGTTGTGGAGGCAATAACAATAATGCGGCCAATAACACGACTTCTAACAACACAGGAAATACACCTGCAGCAACTAATACAGCAGCAGATGATACCGCATTAGATACCTCTCCGTTTACGATCTCATTCTTCGGCGGTGACGCCAGTCCGAACTGGAACAAAATGCAGGATGAAGTCGGTAAAGCCATTACTGAAAAAACAGGTGTAACTATTGACGCTGAATTTGATGTAGGCAGCGGCGGCGGCGACCAAAAAATCCCGATGATGGCTGCCAGCGGCGACGTACCTGATCTGATCTTCGCCAAAGGAAATCTGAGCACCCTGGTGGATGCCGGCCTGGTTATTGATATGACGGAACTGATTGATAAATATGCTCCGAACCTCAAGAAGGTCTACGGCGAAAACATGGGCCGTCTGAAATATAGCCTGGATGACCAAGCGATCTATCAGATTCCTACGAATATGGGTGTAGGCCAACAAGCCTTCGATGCTACAGGCGGATTTGAAATTCAACACCGCGTATTGAAGGAGCTAGGCTATCCTGAAGTCAAAACACTGGCAGATTATGAGAAAGTGCTTAAGGATTATGTGGCTCTGCATCCGGAAACCGACGGTCAGCCTACCATTCCGCTGACGCTGAACGCTGATGACTGGAAAATCATGATCACAGTTACAAACCCGGCTTTCACTACAACAGGTGCACCGGATGATGGCGAGTATTATGTAGATCCTGAAACCTATGAAGCACAGCTGCACTACAAACGTCCGGCTGAAAAAGAATATTTCCGCTGGTTGAACGGAATGTACGCTCAGGGTCTGCTTGATAAGGATACCTTCGTACAAAAAGACGATCAATACAAAGCTAAAGTCGCCAGCGGCCGTGTACTCGGCCTGATCTCGCAGGAATGGGAATATTCCGATGGTGAGAATGCTCTGAAAGCAGCCGGTAAAGACGAATATACTTACGGTCACTTCCCTGTAACCCTATCCGATGAGTATAAAGATCATTCCTTCATGCAGACAGGTATCGACGGCTACGGTCTTGCGATCACTACTGCAGCCAAAGACCCTGTCCGGATCATCAAATGGCTGGACTGGATGTCTTCCGATGAAGGTCAGATTCTTAGAGCCTGGGGTATTGAAGGCACGCACTACACTGTAAATGCAGATGGTAAACGCGAAGTTCTTCCTGAAATCAGCGACGGATTAGCTAACGATACCGCAAACACCCAGAAAAAAACCGGGATTGGCCAGTACCTTATCTTTGGTGCACGTTACGGTGATGGTGTGAAGGATTCCACTGACAACTACTACACTACAAGCTTCCCGGAACAGATCGTAGCTTCTTACTCCGATGCTGAGAAGGAATCACTTGCAGGATACAAGGCTACTACATGGAAAGATCTGTTCCCTAAAGAAGATGAATTCCCGATCAAAGAAACAGGCGCCCTGTACAACCTGCCGGTTCCAACTGACGGCAAATATCAGGTAATCTTCAAGAAGACACAGGATATCATCCGCAAACGTATTCCTGAAGCCATCCTGTCGAAACCGGCAGACTTCGATAA
- a CDS encoding carbohydrate ABC transporter permease has product MGGKAFQMTKGERAFDIFLYTALTLIMIVTLYPFLNVLAISFNESTDTVRGGIYIFPRAWTLENYQRIFSYTGLIQGFKISILRTLSGTLLGLISASMLAFTLSRPEFRARKFISTFLAMTMYFSGGMVPMYILMKDLNLIGTFWIYILPGMVSAFNVFIIRSFMDGLPFALQESAKLDGANDFMIFYKIILPLCKPVLATIALFLAVGQWNEWFTTYLYNGNKPHLTTLQYELMKVLSSTNQGSGMVNANDMARQMAQISPESIKMAITIVVTVPILVVYPFLQKYFVGGMTLGAVKA; this is encoded by the coding sequence ATGGGTGGCAAAGCATTTCAAATGACGAAAGGTGAACGTGCATTCGACATCTTTCTGTACACTGCTCTTACCTTAATCATGATTGTGACGTTGTATCCCTTCCTGAACGTACTGGCGATTTCTTTCAATGAATCTACAGATACCGTTCGGGGCGGCATCTATATCTTCCCGAGAGCCTGGACGCTTGAGAATTATCAGCGGATCTTCAGCTATACCGGCCTGATTCAGGGCTTCAAGATATCCATTCTGCGTACCCTTTCAGGTACACTTCTGGGTCTGATCAGTGCTTCCATGCTGGCCTTTACGCTCAGCCGCCCGGAATTCAGAGCGAGAAAATTCATCTCAACTTTCCTGGCCATGACGATGTATTTCTCCGGCGGTATGGTGCCTATGTACATTCTGATGAAAGATTTGAATCTGATCGGAACGTTCTGGATTTACATCCTTCCGGGTATGGTTTCTGCATTTAACGTCTTCATTATCCGTTCCTTTATGGATGGGCTTCCCTTTGCTCTTCAGGAATCTGCCAAGCTGGACGGGGCGAATGACTTTATGATTTTCTATAAGATCATCCTGCCGCTTTGTAAACCGGTACTGGCAACCATCGCGCTGTTCCTGGCCGTTGGCCAATGGAATGAATGGTTCACAACGTATCTGTATAACGGTAACAAGCCGCATTTGACTACACTGCAGTATGAACTTATGAAGGTATTGTCGTCTACCAATCAGGGCAGCGGCATGGTGAATGCCAACGATATGGCGCGGCAGATGGCGCAGATTTCACCTGAATCGATCAAGATGGCGATTACGATTGTCGTAACTGTACCTATTCTGGTTGTATATCCGTTCCTGCAAAAGTACTTCGTTGGCGGTATGACGCTAGGTGCAGTTAAAGCGTAA
- a CDS encoding ABC transporter permease: MIVKALTENGVTANESVTPRPPAKRNSGFWKSVLQQKYLYLMSLPFVIWVFIFSYVPIWGWLMAFQNYKPAKSFGEQKWVGLDNFKELFHDERFYLVLRNTLSMSVLGLIFGFVVPITFAVMLNELRGSIFKRTVQTVSYLPHFVSWVVVGGIVYKTLAIDGGIVNDLLMWLHITDEPIQFMAQGKYFWGILTASDIWKETGWGAIIYLAAITGIDKELYEAAKVDGAGRIKQVFNITLPGIRSTVMVLLIMNIGHLIGIGFEKQFQLQNNLVTDYSEVLDLYALKYGIQIMRFSYGTAISMFTSVVSVILLFTANGLMKKFTKESIM, translated from the coding sequence ATGATCGTGAAAGCGCTCACTGAAAACGGTGTTACAGCAAATGAAAGCGTAACCCCCCGCCCACCTGCGAAACGGAATAGTGGATTTTGGAAAAGCGTACTGCAGCAAAAGTACTTATATCTGATGTCTCTTCCATTCGTGATCTGGGTATTTATTTTCAGCTATGTGCCCATATGGGGATGGTTGATGGCATTCCAAAATTATAAGCCGGCTAAGTCATTCGGCGAACAGAAGTGGGTCGGACTGGATAACTTCAAGGAGTTGTTCCATGACGAACGTTTCTATCTCGTATTAAGAAATACCCTGTCAATGAGCGTACTCGGACTGATCTTTGGCTTCGTGGTTCCAATTACGTTTGCCGTTATGCTCAATGAGCTGCGGGGGAGTATTTTCAAGAGAACGGTTCAAACGGTATCTTATCTGCCTCACTTTGTCTCCTGGGTCGTTGTAGGCGGGATTGTCTACAAGACACTCGCAATCGACGGCGGAATCGTGAACGATTTGCTGATGTGGCTTCATATCACTGATGAGCCGATCCAGTTCATGGCCCAAGGTAAATATTTCTGGGGGATTTTAACTGCATCCGATATATGGAAAGAAACAGGCTGGGGTGCAATCATCTATTTGGCAGCGATTACAGGGATTGATAAAGAGCTGTACGAAGCGGCAAAAGTGGATGGTGCGGGAAGAATTAAGCAAGTGTTCAATATTACTTTGCCGGGTATCCGTTCAACCGTGATGGTGCTGCTCATTATGAATATCGGCCACCTGATCGGTATCGGCTTCGAGAAACAGTTCCAGCTGCAGAACAACCTGGTCACCGATTATTCGGAAGTGCTGGATTTGTATGCGCTTAAGTATGGTATTCAGATCATGCGGTTCTCTTATGGTACTGCAATAAGCATGTTCACCTCAGTAGTCAGTGTAATCCTGCTGTTCACGGCTAACGGTCTGATGAAGAAATTCACTAAAGAAAGCATTATGTAA
- a CDS encoding sensor histidine kinase, with protein MINNMKLKYKLIFFYIIVVMIPVLIVGIILTSYFREGALNRAIDQATNNVEKIKSQLSSKLRVPTDISNLLYFDEELERLVTTHYPDALALTKAYLSYTDIRVFVLRYREISNIRFFIDNPSLVDDMSIAPLTPELESRAWYKKAMQSGEIYWMYISDKEKYFNSPKGTINKLSLIRQVYYRESGKSGILMVQVSQDELNQMLYQEPFDTLIIDEQGYIVSANDPQLVGSTVDDFDIGVDVQLQSKGVLKTRVKGKDSYVIIDEMSPELSSSKLKIISIFETKSILSDANNVSKLGLLIVIGVLLVALVFVYTISLLTTNRLLRLSRQLNQVALGNLNIVSRIDGTDEIGQLSRQFNYMVASINRLITQVIESNEKNSALEIAQREIKLKMMASQIHPHFLFNALESIRMNAHLKGEKEIANIVRLLGKLMRKNLEVGRERAPIKEEVEMIRSYLEIQKFRYEDRLEYEIKFDPRTAEVMIPPLIIQPLVENSVVHGLENKQGTVHVSVSITLDENQEVQVLVTDDGIGMIEERLSEIVDVISKVEEEERGRIGLRNVHQRLTLYYGEEHGLRITSRSGEGTEIAFSIPVESEFKS; from the coding sequence ATGATCAATAATATGAAGCTGAAATATAAGCTGATTTTTTTCTACATTATTGTCGTCATGATACCTGTGCTGATTGTTGGTATTATTCTTACAAGCTATTTTCGTGAGGGAGCCTTGAACAGAGCGATTGATCAGGCCACCAACAACGTGGAGAAGATCAAAAGCCAATTGTCCAGCAAGCTGCGTGTTCCTACGGATATTTCTAATCTGCTCTATTTTGACGAGGAGCTTGAGCGGCTGGTCACTACGCATTACCCGGATGCACTGGCGCTTACAAAGGCTTATTTGAGTTACACGGATATCCGAGTATTTGTTCTGCGGTACCGAGAAATTTCCAATATCCGTTTTTTCATTGATAATCCGAGCCTGGTGGATGATATGTCGATTGCACCATTGACTCCGGAGCTGGAGTCCAGAGCCTGGTACAAGAAGGCCATGCAGAGCGGAGAGATTTACTGGATGTACATTTCCGACAAGGAAAAATATTTCAACAGCCCCAAAGGAACGATCAACAAGCTCAGCCTGATCCGTCAGGTATACTACCGGGAATCCGGTAAATCCGGAATACTGATGGTACAGGTTTCTCAGGACGAACTGAATCAGATGCTCTACCAGGAGCCGTTTGATACGTTAATCATCGATGAGCAGGGTTATATTGTGTCGGCCAATGATCCGCAGCTTGTAGGCAGCACAGTCGATGATTTTGACATTGGCGTCGATGTGCAATTGCAGTCCAAGGGTGTGCTCAAAACCAGGGTGAAGGGCAAGGATTCTTACGTCATTATTGATGAAATGTCTCCTGAGCTGAGCAGCAGCAAGCTGAAGATTATCTCTATATTTGAAACGAAAAGCATTCTGAGCGATGCCAATAATGTCAGTAAGCTGGGCCTCCTGATCGTTATTGGGGTGCTGCTGGTTGCCCTTGTGTTTGTATACACCATCTCCCTGCTGACCACCAACCGTCTGCTGCGCCTGAGCCGCCAGCTGAATCAGGTAGCCCTTGGCAATCTGAATATCGTCTCCCGGATTGACGGCACGGATGAGATCGGCCAGCTGTCGCGGCAATTCAATTACATGGTGGCAAGTATTAACCGGCTGATCACCCAGGTTATTGAGAGCAATGAGAAGAACAGCGCTCTGGAGATCGCCCAGCGGGAGATCAAATTAAAGATGATGGCGAGCCAGATCCATCCGCATTTCCTATTCAACGCACTGGAATCGATCCGCATGAATGCGCATCTTAAGGGCGAGAAGGAGATTGCGAACATCGTCAGACTGCTTGGTAAGCTTATGCGCAAGAACCTCGAAGTAGGCCGCGAACGGGCACCGATCAAGGAAGAAGTAGAGATGATCCGTTCTTATCTGGAGATCCAGAAATTCCGGTATGAGGACAGGCTGGAGTATGAGATTAAGTTTGACCCTAGAACAGCTGAAGTTATGATCCCGCCGCTCATTATCCAGCCGCTCGTAGAGAATTCCGTAGTCCACGGGCTGGAGAATAAGCAAGGTACCGTTCATGTCAGCGTCAGTATAACCCTGGATGAGAATCAGGAGGTTCAGGTGCTTGTGACAGATGACGGCATCGGCATGATAGAGGAAAGGCTGTCCGAGATCGTAGATGTGATTAGCAAAGTGGAGGAAGAGGAACGGGGACGGATCGGCCTGCGCAATGTGCATCAGAGGCTGACTCTATATTACGGAGAGGAGCATGGTCTGAGAATTACAAGCCGATCAGGAGAAGGTACCGAGATAGCGTTTTCTATTCCCGTTGAAAGCGAGTTCAAGTCTTAA
- a CDS encoding response regulator transcription factor, with protein sequence MIKVLIVDDEPKLREGMRTLIPWEEEGYTVVATAANGYEALDKFKALAPGLVIADIRMPGMDGLELISELRKESPNCHVLILSGYADFEYAKRAIAYHIDGYLLKPVDEEELITYLQELREKISLEEQIIEWQSGEPAKTTEVLLRELLQPKEGGEAPAEAAAQLGLEGCSCEVILLELKGLNKGGDSREEQVKSLMERHWLEEEERGLFFTLPPYMGILLKEPLANDSARESLWQELHSITAKEGLEFQAAAGGAAGSPEEAFLSFATARSRLDESFFGQKDTLLSGKPDNWNEPVKRTGEFEEEPDPERDVEVQLLLAVEAGSGEVARGLIGQIVRQLVHARREEAYIKDNLMRIVSSTIARLEAANPDIRALIAGQASPMGEMYSSANLHDVEQLVSAYMEQISGLIGSGGRGDEIKRITDLIQRRYNENLKLGSLSEIFNYNSAYLGKMFKNQVGEHFNTYLDKVRIEKAKQFLTQGMKVYEVAERVGYMNSDYFNAKFRKYVGVSPSAYRKEN encoded by the coding sequence TTGATCAAAGTACTGATTGTAGATGATGAGCCCAAGCTAAGAGAAGGGATGCGGACGCTGATTCCCTGGGAAGAAGAGGGCTATACCGTAGTGGCGACGGCGGCGAACGGATACGAAGCACTGGATAAGTTCAAGGCGCTCGCGCCCGGCCTTGTGATTGCAGATATCCGCATGCCCGGGATGGACGGTCTGGAACTGATCTCCGAGCTCCGCAAAGAGAGCCCTAACTGCCATGTGCTGATTCTTAGCGGCTATGCTGACTTTGAATATGCCAAACGGGCGATTGCCTACCATATCGACGGTTATTTGCTTAAGCCGGTCGATGAGGAGGAATTGATCACCTACCTGCAGGAGCTGCGTGAGAAGATAAGCCTGGAAGAACAGATAATCGAATGGCAGTCAGGGGAGCCGGCAAAGACCACCGAAGTGCTGCTGCGCGAGCTGCTGCAGCCGAAGGAAGGCGGAGAGGCCCCCGCAGAGGCTGCGGCTCAGCTGGGTCTCGAAGGATGCAGCTGCGAAGTGATATTGCTGGAATTGAAAGGGCTTAACAAAGGAGGAGACAGCCGTGAGGAACAGGTGAAGAGCCTGATGGAGCGGCATTGGCTGGAAGAGGAAGAGCGCGGCTTATTCTTCACGCTTCCCCCGTATATGGGGATTCTTTTGAAGGAACCGCTTGCAAATGACAGTGCCCGGGAGTCGCTATGGCAGGAGCTGCATTCGATTACAGCGAAGGAAGGACTGGAGTTTCAGGCGGCAGCAGGCGGTGCAGCAGGCAGCCCGGAAGAGGCGTTCCTGTCGTTCGCCACAGCACGTAGCCGGCTGGACGAGTCTTTTTTCGGGCAGAAGGACACGCTGCTAAGCGGGAAGCCGGATAACTGGAATGAACCCGTGAAGAGGACGGGAGAATTCGAGGAGGAGCCGGACCCGGAGCGGGATGTGGAGGTACAGCTGCTGCTTGCTGTTGAGGCCGGAAGCGGTGAGGTGGCCCGCGGGCTTATAGGGCAAATTGTCCGCCAGCTGGTTCATGCCCGGCGCGAAGAAGCTTATATCAAGGATAACCTGATGCGGATTGTCAGCAGTACCATTGCCCGCCTGGAGGCAGCGAATCCGGACATCCGTGCACTGATTGCCGGTCAAGCCTCGCCTATGGGTGAAATGTACAGCAGCGCTAACCTGCATGATGTGGAGCAGCTGGTATCAGCTTATATGGAGCAAATTTCCGGGCTGATCGGCAGCGGCGGGCGCGGAGATGAAATCAAGCGGATCACGGACCTGATCCAGCGCCGCTATAATGAGAATTTGAAGCTGGGCTCGCTTTCCGAAATTTTCAACTATAATAGCGCGTATCTGGGCAAGATGTTCAAGAATCAGGTGGGAGAACACTTCAACACGTATCTGGATAAAGTCAGAATTGAGAAAGCCAAGCAGTTCCTGACCCAAGGCATGAAGGTCTATGAGGTTGCAGAACGGGTCGGTTATATGAACTCCGATTATTTTAATGCCAAGTTCCGCAAATATGTCGGAGTGTCTCCGTCGGCCTACCGCAAAGAGAATTAA
- the xylB gene encoding xylulokinase → MKYVIGVDLGTSAVKTVLVDPQGKVAFEHSEAYPLSRPQPNWSEQNPEDWVKGTIVSLKRLMEVSGVDSSQVDGISFSGQMHGLVLVDGEGKALRPAILWNDTRTTAQCRKIEKTLGGKLIEIARNRALEGFTLPKILWVQENEPEVMSQAELFLLPKDYVRYRLTGDYAMDYSDAAGTLLLDVGSKEWSPEIAEAFGLPLSICPRLVESFEQTGTLLPEIAEASGLLPSTKVFAGGADNACGALGAGILGEGRTMCSIGTSGVVLSYESNKDLNLEGKVHFFNHSEQDAFYIMGVTLAAGHSLTWFKETFAAEKSFDELLHGVNDIPAGSSGLLFTPYISGERTPHPDANIRGSFIGMDSGHTLPYFTRAVLEGITFSLRESIEIVRESGKEITEVVAIGGGAKNEAWLQMQADIFGASIIKLESEQGPAMGAAMLAAYGAGWFESLGACAEAFIRPAETYTPNAEQAAIYDGIFALYQEVYSQTRGLNEKLALYRK, encoded by the coding sequence ATGAAATATGTAATCGGTGTCGATCTCGGAACCAGCGCAGTGAAGACTGTACTGGTAGATCCCCAGGGCAAAGTAGCGTTCGAGCACTCTGAGGCTTACCCGCTTAGCAGACCCCAGCCGAACTGGAGTGAGCAGAATCCCGAGGACTGGGTTAAAGGAACGATCGTCAGCCTGAAACGGCTGATGGAGGTATCCGGTGTAGATTCTTCGCAAGTCGATGGAATCAGCTTCTCCGGTCAAATGCATGGACTGGTGCTGGTTGACGGCGAAGGCAAGGCTCTGCGTCCGGCGATCCTGTGGAACGATACACGCACAACAGCCCAGTGCCGCAAGATTGAGAAGACGCTTGGCGGCAAGCTGATCGAAATTGCCAGAAACCGCGCGCTGGAAGGCTTCACGCTTCCGAAGATTCTATGGGTTCAAGAGAACGAGCCAGAGGTAATGTCGCAGGCTGAGCTGTTCCTGCTGCCGAAGGATTATGTGCGTTACCGCCTGACCGGTGACTATGCTATGGATTATTCAGACGCAGCCGGAACCCTGCTGCTCGACGTAGGCTCCAAGGAGTGGAGCCCGGAGATTGCCGAAGCCTTCGGTCTGCCGCTCTCTATCTGCCCTAGACTTGTGGAATCCTTCGAGCAGACCGGAACGCTGCTTCCGGAGATTGCCGAAGCTTCCGGATTGCTGCCTTCTACCAAGGTGTTCGCCGGTGGTGCAGACAATGCCTGCGGCGCACTCGGTGCCGGAATTCTGGGTGAAGGCCGGACGATGTGCAGCATCGGGACTTCCGGAGTCGTGTTGTCTTATGAGAGCAACAAGGATCTTAACCTCGAAGGCAAAGTCCATTTCTTCAATCACAGTGAGCAGGATGCCTTCTATATCATGGGCGTTACCCTGGCGGCGGGCCACAGTCTGACCTGGTTCAAGGAGACCTTTGCCGCCGAGAAGAGCTTCGACGAATTGCTTCACGGCGTTAATGATATCCCGGCCGGCAGCAGCGGCCTCTTGTTCACACCGTATATCAGCGGAGAACGTACACCGCATCCGGATGCGAACATCCGCGGCAGCTTCATCGGCATGGATTCCGGCCATACACTGCCCTACTTTACACGCGCTGTGCTGGAAGGCATCACCTTCTCGCTGCGTGAATCGATTGAGATTGTACGCGAATCCGGCAAAGAGATCACCGAGGTGGTGGCGATCGGCGGCGGCGCCAAGAATGAAGCCTGGCTGCAGATGCAGGCTGATATCTTCGGCGCTTCGATCATCAAGCTGGAGAGTGAGCAAGGTCCGGCGATGGGCGCGGCGATGCTGGCTGCTTACGGTGCCGGCTGGTTTGAATCGCTGGGAGCGTGCGCGGAAGCCTTCATCCGTCCGGCTGAAACCTACACTCCTAATGCAGAGCAGGCTGCAATCTACGACGGCATCTTCGCCTTGTACCAGGAAGTGTACAGCCAGACCCGCGGGCTGAATGAGAAGCTGGCTTTGTATCGTAAATAA
- the xylA gene encoding xylose isomerase → MAYFETVSKISYEGSRSTNPYAFKFYNPKEIVAGKTMEEHLKFAMAYWHTLTAGGSDPFGAETAVRAWDKLSTLDKAKARAEAAFEFMEKMDLQYYCFHDVDIAPEGASLREFYSNIDTIVDILEQGMKASGKKLLWNTANMFTNPRYMHGAGSTCNADVFAHAAAQVKKGLEVGKRLGADNYVFWGGREGYETLLNTNMSLEQDNIARLFSMAVDYAKEIGFEGQFLIEPKPKEPTKHQYDFDAATCIAFLQKYNLDKHFKLNLEANHATLAGHTFEHELHVARINGMLGSLDANQGDPLLGWDTDEFPASIYDSTLTLYEVLKNDGLGKGGINFDSKVRRPSFEPEDLFLAHISGMDIYAKGLKVAAKLLEDGVFENFIAERYSSFNEGIGADIVSGKATLASLADYALNNENPRPNKSGRQELLRATLNQYILTAE, encoded by the coding sequence ATGGCTTATTTTGAAACAGTGAGCAAGATCTCTTACGAGGGAAGCCGTTCCACTAACCCTTACGCATTCAAATTCTACAACCCTAAAGAAATCGTTGCCGGCAAAACTATGGAAGAGCACTTGAAATTTGCAATGGCATATTGGCATACATTAACCGCTGGCGGTTCCGATCCCTTCGGCGCTGAAACAGCAGTCCGCGCTTGGGACAAGCTGAGCACACTGGACAAGGCCAAGGCCCGTGCAGAAGCAGCATTTGAGTTCATGGAGAAGATGGATCTGCAGTACTACTGCTTCCATGATGTGGACATCGCTCCAGAAGGCGCGTCCTTGCGTGAGTTCTACAGCAACATCGATACAATCGTAGATATCCTTGAACAAGGCATGAAGGCTTCCGGCAAAAAATTGCTGTGGAACACGGCCAATATGTTCACCAACCCGCGCTACATGCACGGTGCAGGCTCCACTTGCAACGCTGATGTGTTCGCACACGCTGCTGCACAGGTGAAGAAAGGTCTGGAAGTGGGTAAACGTCTGGGCGCTGACAACTATGTATTCTGGGGCGGCCGTGAAGGCTACGAAACACTGCTGAATACAAATATGAGCCTTGAGCAAGACAACATTGCCCGTCTGTTCAGCATGGCTGTTGATTATGCTAAGGAAATCGGCTTCGAAGGCCAGTTCCTGATCGAGCCTAAACCGAAAGAGCCTACCAAACACCAATATGACTTCGATGCAGCAACCTGTATCGCATTCCTGCAGAAGTACAACCTGGATAAGCACTTCAAGCTGAACCTTGAAGCTAACCATGCTACACTGGCCGGCCATACCTTCGAGCATGAGCTGCACGTAGCCCGTATCAACGGCATGCTGGGATCGCTTGATGCGAACCAGGGCGATCCATTGCTCGGCTGGGATACCGATGAATTCCCTGCAAGCATCTACGATTCTACTCTGACTCTGTACGAAGTACTGAAGAACGATGGTCTGGGCAAAGGCGGAATCAACTTTGACTCCAAAGTACGCCGTCCTTCCTTCGAGCCTGAGGATCTGTTCCTGGCACACATCTCCGGTATGGACATCTACGCTAAGGGCCTGAAGGTAGCTGCGAAGCTGCTGGAAGACGGCGTATTCGAGAACTTCATTGCTGAGCGTTACAGCAGCTTCAATGAAGGCATTGGCGCTGACATCGTATCCGGCAAAGCGACACTTGCTTCGCTTGCTGACTATGCGCTGAACAACGAGAACCCGCGTCCGAACAAGTCCGGACGCCAGGAATTGCTGAGAGCTACACTTAACCAGTACATCCTGACTGCTGAATAA
- a CDS encoding ROK family transcriptional regulator yields MKVTGDQALVKKINKSIILHTIRMQSPVSRAKVSEMTGLNKATVSNLVAELCGQELVTEAGPGESSGGRKPLMLHFNEMAGSVIGIELRVKQLKAVLCNLGGGILHERDCALAAHDFPYVLGQMQQMISELIAEAPPSPYGLVGIGVGVPGMVDEHGVVLFAPNLGWEMVDLRSILESAFAVPVTIDNEANAGAQGELNFGAARDVRHLLYISAGSGIGSGIIIGGELYKGARGYAGETGHMTIEAEGKPCSCGSRGCWELYASEKTYDNPGLSLPARTTTELVAYALEGQPDTLQHFSSIGEYLGIGVTNLINSFNPELIVIGGALSEAEPWLGEPLRRVVAERTLPYHKQQLEITFSRLGSRGTMIGAGFSAVMHFLGNIRVTL; encoded by the coding sequence TTGAAAGTTACCGGTGATCAGGCGCTGGTCAAAAAAATTAACAAATCGATTATTTTACATACGATCCGCATGCAGTCCCCCGTCTCCCGGGCCAAGGTGTCCGAGATGACAGGTCTTAACAAAGCTACGGTCTCCAATCTAGTCGCCGAGCTCTGCGGGCAGGAGCTGGTTACCGAAGCCGGTCCCGGAGAATCCAGCGGGGGACGCAAACCGCTTATGCTGCATTTCAACGAAATGGCCGGAAGCGTTATCGGGATCGAACTGCGTGTTAAACAGCTTAAGGCCGTGCTCTGCAATCTGGGAGGCGGCATTCTTCATGAACGGGATTGTGCGCTGGCAGCCCACGACTTCCCTTATGTACTGGGGCAGATGCAGCAGATGATCTCGGAGCTGATTGCCGAGGCGCCTCCTTCACCCTATGGCCTCGTCGGCATCGGAGTCGGCGTGCCGGGAATGGTGGATGAACACGGAGTCGTGCTGTTTGCGCCCAACCTTGGCTGGGAAATGGTCGATCTGCGGTCGATTCTGGAAAGCGCCTTCGCGGTTCCGGTCACCATTGACAATGAAGCCAATGCCGGGGCACAAGGGGAGCTGAACTTCGGGGCGGCGCGGGATGTGCGCCATCTGCTGTACATCAGTGCAGGCTCGGGGATCGGGTCCGGAATCATCATCGGCGGAGAGTTGTATAAGGGCGCACGCGGATACGCCGGGGAGACCGGGCATATGACGATTGAGGCGGAAGGCAAGCCCTGCAGCTGCGGCAGCCGGGGCTGCTGGGAGCTCTATGCTTCGGAGAAAACGTACGATAATCCCGGCCTTTCCCTGCCTGCCCGTACCACGACCGAACTGGTGGCGTATGCGCTGGAGGGGCAGCCGGATACCCTGCAGCACTTTAGCTCCATCGGGGAATATCTGGGCATCGGGGTCACTAATCTGATCAACAGCTTCAATCCGGAGCTGATTGTCATTGGGGGAGCTCTGTCTGAAGCTGAACCGTGGCTGGGCGAGCCGCTGCGCCGGGTAGTAGCCGAGCGTACGCTTCCTTACCACAAGCAGCAGCTTGAGATCACCTTCTCCAGGCTGGGCAGCCGCGGAACGATGATTGGCGCAGGCTTTTCTGCAGTCATGCACTTTCTCGGCAATATCCGGGTAACCCTATAG